One genomic segment of Methanofastidiosum sp. includes these proteins:
- a CDS encoding polyprenyl synthetase family protein, giving the protein MSDVDIIKFIESKKNFIENTIEKYIPKDMNSKNFKSKSRYEVDFKALNYGISKPLWDFLGYGGKRWRPVLFLLISQALGADMKKISDFLVIPEIAHNGTIVIDDIEDGAELRRGKPALHKVYGEDIAINCGNAMYFLPLQVVDDHKDKIDVGVLYKVYSIYLEEMRNLHYGQALDITWHKGILKKEPSVQEYLQMTAFKTGTLARMAARMAVALSEKDEIIETKFGRFAESIGIAFQIQDDLLDLTTTEKEREAFGKSYGNDISEGKRSLAVIYSLLALDKIKRDRLIKILNSHTKEKKLIDEAINLIKETGAIGLSKNTANKLVIESWNEIDSELKESEAKLYLKAFSEFLIKRKI; this is encoded by the coding sequence ATGTCTGACGTTGATATTATCAAATTTATCGAAAGCAAGAAGAATTTTATTGAGAATACTATAGAAAAATACATTCCAAAGGATATGAACAGTAAGAACTTCAAATCAAAATCAAGATATGAAGTTGATTTTAAAGCTTTGAATTATGGCATATCAAAACCGCTCTGGGATTTTCTTGGATATGGTGGAAAAAGATGGCGACCAGTTCTTTTTCTTTTGATATCCCAAGCCCTTGGCGCAGATATGAAAAAAATAAGTGATTTTTTAGTCATTCCCGAAATTGCCCATAACGGAACCATAGTAATAGATGACATTGAGGATGGTGCCGAACTAAGAAGAGGAAAGCCAGCCCTGCACAAAGTTTACGGAGAAGATATAGCGATAAATTGTGGAAATGCAATGTATTTTTTGCCGCTACAGGTAGTGGATGATCATAAAGACAAAATAGATGTTGGGGTGCTCTATAAAGTATACTCAATCTATCTAGAAGAAATGAGAAATCTTCACTATGGTCAGGCTTTAGACATAACATGGCACAAGGGCATACTAAAAAAAGAACCTAGTGTTCAAGAATATCTACAAATGACTGCTTTTAAGACTGGGACTCTTGCCAGAATGGCCGCAAGAATGGCAGTAGCTCTTTCAGAAAAAGACGAAATAATAGAAACTAAGTTTGGGAGGTTTGCTGAAAGTATTGGTATAGCATTTCAGATTCAAGATGACCTATTAGATTTAACAACAACTGAAAAAGAGCGAGAAGCCTTTGGAAAATCTTACGGCAACGACATAAGTGAAGGCAAGAGAAGCCTAGCAGTTATTTATTCCTTATTGGCTCTAGATAAAATAAAAAGAGACAGATTGATTAAAATTTTGAATTCGCACACAAAAGAAAAGAAACTTATTGACGAGGCTATCAATCTTATCAAAGAAACAGGGGCCATTGGATTATCAAAAAACACTGCAAATAAACTTGTGATTGAGTCATGGAACGAGATAGATAGTGAACTTAAAGAAAGCGAAGCTAAGCTATACTTAAAAGCATTTTCTGAGTTTTTGATAAAAAGAAAAATTTAA
- a CDS encoding ABC transporter permease, with protein MMLNAVYIIWLRELKKFVRDRSRLVSSIAQPLIWLLLLGTGFGATFGKVGDLQYIQFMFPGILVMTLLFSSMFSAISIIWDREFGFLKEMLVAPISRTSIALGKAVGGASRSTIQGLIILIFSPLIGINMTLAKFLMVVPLMFFISFTISGIGIIIAARMESFEGFNLIINFIVMPMFLLSGAIFPIANLPSWLSVVVNINPLSYGVDIMRWVMTGVTERGPVFDIMVLSLVCVFTTTISVYLFSKGK; from the coding sequence ATGATGTTAAATGCAGTATATATCATATGGCTTAGAGAACTCAAAAAATTTGTTAGAGATAGGTCTAGGCTGGTATCTTCTATTGCTCAGCCATTAATCTGGTTATTGCTCTTAGGTACGGGTTTTGGTGCAACCTTTGGTAAAGTCGGTGACCTACAGTATATTCAATTTATGTTTCCAGGGATTCTCGTAATGACACTCTTATTCTCCTCAATGTTTTCTGCCATATCAATAATATGGGATCGTGAGTTTGGATTTCTTAAAGAAATGTTAGTTGCTCCAATAAGCAGAACATCCATAGCTCTTGGGAAAGCTGTCGGTGGCGCTTCAAGGAGTACGATACAGGGATTAATAATCCTAATATTTTCGCCCTTGATTGGCATCAATATGACCTTGGCAAAATTTCTCATGGTTGTTCCCCTTATGTTTTTTATCTCTTTCACTATTTCAGGGATTGGAATAATAATTGCTGCCAGAATGGAATCATTTGAAGGATTTAATCTAATAATAAACTTTATAGTTATGCCTATGTTCCTTCTAAGCGGCGCAATTTTTCCAATTGCTAATCTTCCATCTTGGTTATCTGTCGTGGTAAATATTAATCCGCTTTCTTATGGCGTAGACATCATGAGATGGGTTATGACCGGAGTCACTGAAAGAGGTCCAGTTTTTGATATAATGGTGCTTTCTTTGGTGTGTGTTTTTACTACTACAATATCCGTATACCTTTTCTCAAAAGGAAAATAA
- a CDS encoding M42 family metallopeptidase — MKELLKKLSEAPGVSGHENTIKQIIIDEIRNVVDDIKEDSMGNLITTKKGPGKFKVMIAAHMDEIGFMVKYIDDKGFISFETIGGFDPRSLGSQRVKIHSSKKDITGVIGIKPPHITPQEEKDKALKIEDLRIDVGLSTKEDVELLGIKPGDPITRDISFSELGKENIVSCKSFDNRAGCAVLIEILKKIKKQDYTLYGVFTTQEEVGLRGAKTAAYGIDIDFAIIIDSTAGGPLPKTEADKVTISLGKGPSIDLMDRGFILSEKVKGILLKAAKESGITYQTHISSGSTDGAAVHITKEGIPTAVISIPSKYIHSTVEIVDLNDLDSTLELTMKSLEIAKNIL, encoded by the coding sequence TTGAAAGAATTGTTAAAGAAACTATCCGAGGCACCGGGAGTTTCTGGTCATGAAAACACAATAAAGCAGATAATTATCGATGAGATAAGAAATGTTGTTGATGATATAAAAGAAGATTCTATGGGAAATTTAATTACAACAAAAAAAGGCCCAGGTAAATTCAAAGTTATGATCGCAGCCCATATGGATGAAATAGGTTTCATGGTAAAATATATAGACGATAAGGGCTTTATTTCCTTTGAGACAATTGGTGGATTTGATCCGAGAAGCCTTGGATCACAGCGAGTAAAAATTCATTCTTCAAAAAAAGATATTACTGGAGTAATAGGGATTAAACCACCCCATATCACGCCACAAGAAGAGAAAGATAAGGCATTAAAGATAGAAGACCTAAGGATAGATGTCGGACTGAGCACAAAAGAAGATGTCGAACTACTTGGAATTAAACCGGGAGATCCAATCACTAGGGATATTTCATTTTCAGAGCTTGGGAAAGAAAATATTGTAAGCTGCAAATCTTTTGATAATAGGGCGGGATGTGCAGTACTAATTGAAATTCTTAAAAAAATAAAAAAACAGGATTATACTTTGTACGGAGTGTTTACTACGCAGGAGGAAGTTGGTCTAAGGGGGGCTAAAACTGCAGCTTATGGAATTGATATAGATTTTGCAATTATTATTGATTCGACTGCCGGGGGACCATTGCCAAAAACTGAAGCAGATAAAGTCACTATAAGCCTTGGGAAGGGCCCATCAATAGATCTTATGGATCGGGGATTTATTTTAAGTGAAAAGGTAAAAGGAATATTGCTGAAAGCTGCAAAGGAATCTGGAATAACATATCAGACTCACATCTCAAGCGGGAGTACTGATGGGGCTGCTGTCCACATAACAAAGGAAGGTATACCAACTGCAGTTATTTCAATCCCCTCAAAATATATTCATTCTACCGTGGAAATAGTGGATTTAAATGATCTGGACAGCACGCTGGAACTAACAATGAAATCTTTAGAAATAGCAAAAAATATTTTATAA
- a CDS encoding CDC48 family AAA ATPase encodes MEPGESEIVKLKVASASQQDVGRGIVRIDKRYQDMIGIKRGDIVEIFGKRKTAAIVVDSYPDDKDLAIIRMDGLIRRNAKASMGEYIEVTKIETKEAGRVVLAPTQKGAQMLIPGNILQRNILGRALVKGDIISVNSQSRMKETGDPLFDKMIGNLLEMTPFSLGEMRFIIVSTSPQGIVRVSSGTEIEVRTQYSESEENEISGITYEDVGGLKDKIQVVREIIELPLKHPEIFDRLGISPPKGVLLYGPPGTGKTLIAKAVSSESHAHFKSINGPEIMSKFYGQSEENLRNMFKDAETNAPAIIFIDEIDAIAPKRSEVTGEVERRVVAQLLALMDGLKSREKVIVIAATNRINAIDEALRRPGRFDREIEIGVPDKGGRKEVLQIHTRAMPLTDDVDLNMLASKTHGFVGADLEALCKEAAMASLRRLLPDLNLGDTRVSQELLEKIKVTKDDFENALKKIEPSAMREVMVVTPNVGWNNVGGLDEIKRELMEAIEWPIKQPEAFTGMGIRPPKGIFLYGPPGCGKTLLAKAVAGESEANFISIKGPEILSKWVGESEKTMREIFRKARQAAPTVIFFDEIDAIAPRRGGEEGTRVSERLVNQLLTELDGLEELSQVVVIGATNRPDMVDPGLLRPGRFDKIILVHAPDLKARKKIFEIHTSKMPLEKDVNLDELAKLTEDYSGADIEAICREAAMTALREDITSKIVTKEQFMAALKQVSPSLPEEVRREYDKKKYEKLGQIYG; translated from the coding sequence GACATAGTCGAAATTTTTGGAAAACGTAAGACTGCCGCCATAGTTGTTGATTCGTATCCTGATGATAAAGATCTTGCTATTATACGAATGGATGGGCTAATCAGAAGAAATGCTAAAGCAAGTATGGGCGAGTACATTGAAGTAACTAAAATAGAGACAAAAGAAGCAGGCAGGGTTGTTCTAGCCCCAACCCAGAAAGGGGCCCAAATGCTTATTCCCGGGAATATCCTTCAAAGAAATATTTTAGGAAGGGCATTAGTAAAGGGAGATATAATAAGTGTAAACAGCCAATCAAGAATGAAAGAAACTGGAGATCCACTTTTTGATAAAATGATTGGCAATCTCTTGGAAATGACGCCCTTTTCACTAGGCGAAATGAGATTTATAATTGTTTCAACTAGCCCACAAGGCATAGTTAGAGTATCCAGCGGTACAGAGATAGAAGTTAGAACGCAGTACAGTGAATCAGAAGAAAATGAGATATCTGGGATAACCTATGAAGATGTAGGCGGGCTCAAAGATAAAATTCAAGTTGTTAGAGAGATTATAGAATTGCCTTTGAAACATCCAGAAATTTTTGATAGGCTAGGTATTTCGCCACCCAAAGGGGTTCTTCTTTACGGACCCCCGGGCACTGGAAAAACCTTGATTGCTAAAGCCGTATCCTCAGAATCTCACGCCCACTTTAAATCAATAAACGGGCCTGAAATAATGAGTAAGTTTTATGGACAGTCTGAGGAAAATCTGCGAAATATGTTCAAAGATGCGGAGACAAATGCACCGGCAATAATTTTTATTGATGAAATTGATGCAATTGCCCCTAAGAGAAGTGAAGTGACTGGGGAAGTTGAGAGAAGAGTTGTTGCACAGTTGCTTGCTTTGATGGACGGGTTAAAATCTAGAGAAAAAGTTATTGTTATTGCAGCAACTAATAGGATAAATGCTATCGATGAAGCCCTAAGAAGGCCTGGCAGATTTGATAGAGAAATTGAGATTGGCGTTCCAGATAAGGGTGGCAGAAAGGAAGTCCTTCAAATCCATACAAGGGCTATGCCTTTAACAGATGATGTAGATTTGAACATGCTCGCATCTAAGACTCATGGTTTTGTGGGAGCGGACCTAGAAGCTTTGTGCAAAGAAGCTGCAATGGCATCCCTTAGAAGATTATTGCCTGACTTAAATTTAGGCGATACAAGGGTATCCCAAGAACTACTTGAGAAGATTAAAGTTACAAAAGATGATTTCGAAAATGCATTAAAGAAGATAGAGCCGTCGGCAATGAGAGAGGTAATGGTTGTAACTCCTAACGTGGGGTGGAATAACGTTGGGGGATTGGATGAAATAAAGAGAGAATTAATGGAAGCTATAGAATGGCCAATAAAACAGCCTGAAGCCTTTACCGGTATGGGAATAAGGCCTCCAAAAGGTATTTTTCTCTATGGGCCCCCTGGATGCGGCAAAACACTTCTTGCAAAAGCAGTCGCCGGGGAATCCGAAGCTAACTTTATTTCGATAAAAGGTCCAGAAATCTTGAGTAAATGGGTTGGAGAAAGCGAAAAGACAATGAGAGAAATATTTAGAAAAGCAAGACAGGCGGCTCCAACAGTGATATTTTTCGATGAAATTGATGCCATTGCACCCAGAAGAGGAGGCGAGGAGGGTACAAGAGTTTCAGAAAGATTAGTAAATCAGCTTCTTACTGAATTGGATGGGTTAGAGGAATTAAGTCAAGTAGTTGTTATAGGTGCTACAAACAGACCAGATATGGTCGATCCAGGATTGTTAAGGCCAGGTAGATTTGATAAGATAATACTAGTTCATGCACCAGATCTAAAGGCTCGTAAGAAGATATTTGAAATTCATACTAGCAAAATGCCTTTAGAGAAAGATGTGAATTTAGATGAACTTGCTAAACTTACAGAGGATTATTCTGGAGCAGACATAGAAGCTATTTGCAGGGAGGCAGCTATGACAGCATTAAGAGAAGATATCACATCTAAAATAGTTACAAAAGAACAATTCATGGCTGCATTAAAACAGGTATCTCCAAGTTTACCTGAAGAAGTAAGGAGAGAATACGATAAGAAAAAATATGAGAAATTAGGCCAGATATATGGCTAA